The following is a genomic window from Takifugu rubripes chromosome 13, fTakRub1.2, whole genome shotgun sequence.
tgcctgtctgcctgcctgcctgcctgcctgtctgcctgcctgcctgtctgtctgcctgtctgtctgtctgtctgtctgtctgcctgcctgcctgtctgcctgcctgcctgcctgcctgtctgtctgcctgcctgtctgtctgtctgcctgcctgcctgcctgcctgcctgcctgtctgcctgcctgactCGCTTCAGGCCATCAtccatttcctccattttcctcaCCAGGATGAGACATCTCCCCCACCCACGCCCACTGTTAAATTTATGTATTCCTGACTCCTTTATCCATGAACCCTCCGCATCCACACTGAAAAACAGAGCTATAAATTTGAGCAAATTGAATTAATAATAGTTAGATGAAATATATGTATCTGAGAGTAGTTCTTGATTTATGGTCAAAGGTTCTTGTGCTTTGACCCAGCAGCAGATTTACTAGACAGCAACAAGTGAAAAAGAAGTGCTTCACTGAAAATTTGGAGAGAATCATCTTAAGGTCTTTGCATTTGCTTGCTCTCTGACCTACTTTCTCTTtcatattattttaaaatgtgtttttgtagcTTAACCCACCACAGGTGGGCTCATTCTGGAACCAGATGTGTTTTAAGTTCTCATGTTGATTTACTGACTTTAGTGTTGATAGAGTGTCCAAGCTGCAGGTGGTGCAGTTCCCCAAACCACCACCAGGGAACGGCTTTGTGGGGCAGTGAATGGTTGCAGATAACATCGCCATTTAGAAAATGACATCACTTCAGAAGAGATGCTGGCTTGTCAGCTGAAATAATAATTTGCACTCGATGCACGACAGAGTAACTGCTGGCAGAAGGGAAAAAGCTGCTGGCCACCAGGCTTTGTTGAGAAATAGGCACTTTTGTGAATTGTGCTGCTGTCTGCCTGCAGATGAGTCCATTCATCCGTCAGCTCTCTGCTCAAACAGGGACTTTAGTGAAAACTTTATCTTTTGACATCTAAATAGCTTCTGGCTTTGACCTCCAGGTGGCAGGCTGGGTGTTGATGTTGTGAAACCAAACAGCACAGGGGGGGCAGGCGTGCAACGCTGACTTAGCTACCAGATGCAAAACCGCCAGCTTCCATCAGGTTCCAGAGAACACTGTAGCTGATGGCTGTAGATGCAGGGATGCTTTATTTCTCCATCACCACAAACCATGAAGGGAaactgttgctgttattttatgTCCTGTTGTTCATGAATAACCGCGGTTTGGTCTATACATGCATCGTGCCTTTCCTTCCTGTGGACCAGTTCCACAGGGACAGATCCAACAGACAAACTATAACAGCCAGTTCATGCAAAGGAACTTCCACAACCATCAATTATATGTCACAGAGTTCGGCACAGCTCCAGTTTAAAGGCCCGCGTAGCGCCAACGCACGGCCACACAAAGCTCACAGTATAAATGGAAATCCATAAACTGACCTGAACTATTGAAGCTGAGacttttctttgatgtcattTGCATGACACAGCACAGGCTACACAAATAACCACCAATCAATCTTGGACAAATCATTTATCACCTACggtgtttaaatattcatgatGGTAGCAGAGCAGGTAAAGACGTGCAAACTAATTTTCATTCATggcattttcattttattcatgaAATATATTTCAAGGCATCCACCCCTGCAATCATTAGAGGGGGAATAAAAGAGCACACAGACACTAGAtatgtctgtctttgtgaggcTTGTGATAGGTATAAAAACCCATCTAAACCTAACAATCACAagtaacccactaaccctaaccctaaccattacCCTAAACATTAACCTAAACTCTAAACTTCCCGTCACCCTCAGACTTTCTTCTGGCATCACGTGTTCTCGGTttcatttaatgttttcagATGGATCCATTTCTGCTGCAAATGTTGGTGTGAGTCCCGCTGACAGGTGAACTCAGCCGTTTCAGACGTCATTAGAGCcgtcagctcagctcagcaccCGTCCAAATCTGTCACCTGAGGGACGCGACAGCCCGAAAGGCCCCGTCCCCATTTCTTAGTTAATGGCTCAGTGTGAAGCACGCGTCACGTTTTAAACCCGTCTGTCTTCTATGGTGGATTTGTTTTTCTGGGAAATGCTTTTATTAGACACACAAGCATCAAACTATACAGAAAAACAGGTAAAGACAAGtgcaaaacagaaaatatagaAGTTCAAAGCTTTAATAATTTATATTCTGCCTTCACAGTAGCAGGACAGCTGGAGAAAGATCAGACAAAGTCTGAGCAAAAATATACTATAAATAATCTTCCGTTTGGTGTTAAATATTCACAGAGATAAGCAGAATTTTAAAATAGACTTGGTGTTAAGCTAAAAGTAACAAAATAGTTTCTGACAGGGGGAAAACATGCTTTTAAGAGCTGTCTCCATATTTGCAGCtcaaaattgatttaaaagctTCTTTGGACGGGCGAATGCAGATTTTGATGTGTTTAAAGTCTGAAAAGGTAAAACTGGGCAGCCAAATTTGAGGAAGATGCTTCCAGTATTGACTTTTGCAGAATGAATGACTGGAGGCAGTTGATTAATTTCCCAGTCTCCCCAGTCCAAACTTATTCCATCACAGCGAGTAAATTGACTTCGTCCCAAGGACACACGGCTTTATCTCACTGTTAGATGGTGTCAGGTGGCGGCGGCTGCCTAAATTGAGGATATGAATCCATTTTGAAactcattttaaagagcttatCAGAGAATAATTATCAGGGGTTTGCTGACAGAATGTGCgtgcctgcctgtgtgtgtgtgtgtgtgtgtgtgtgtgtgcgtgcgtgtgtgtgtgtgtgtgtgggggtgtgtgtgtgtgtgtgtaagagagagagctTAAAGAGGAAGTGTAGATGAAAAAGCTAATGTGAAGAACATGTAGGGGGAAACAATCATGAGGATAATCAGGGAAGTCAGAGTAATTTTGTAAAATCCCGTCTTAAGATCAACTGAGTGTTGAGACCATGGGGGTCTATGGGGGTCTTGGACCCAGTTGAAGAGAGACCTGAAGGTTTtccagtcctggaggggggCTGTTAGCTTTCACTTGTACTAAACTGTTTGCGTCCCAGCCTCCTTGCTGCGATCTCGCCATTTTCTCTTGTTTGCTCCTCTTTCTTGCTCCGCGTCTTTTGTCTCCCTCCAGTTGGTCACACAGATAAATGAGTTGGTGAAATTCAACCTGCCAGTCCACGTTaaccacggtgtgtgtgtgtgtgtgtgtgtgtgttcttggacttgctacatactgagtactaaaatactcattctactagcaaagtgaggataGGTTCGGGAATTGAGGACATTGAGGAATTGAGGAGATTTCTTACaaattcaaaggactgtttgagggttaataCCTGGTGGCAAGGTTAAGGTTTGAACTGGGTGgaggttagagtcagggttagggttacgagaaggatggttagggttagagctgGGGAATAAAAGGATGAAAGTACTCACAAGGCTATAAGTACaaggagatgtgtgtgtgtgtgtgtgtgtgtgtgtgtgtgtgtgtgtgtgtgtgtgtgtgtgtgtgtgtgtgtgtgcgcgtgtgtgcgtgtgtgtgtgtgtgtgtttgtacagaCCTCTCAGTAGATACTGTCTGAGGTTCATGTACTCTCAACTTTTAAAAGTCAGATTTTCAAGGTGCATAGAGAAATTAACTCCTGGACATGTACAGATAATTAGATAAatctctcatcttcttaactgcttaACTTCTTAACTGccttatccctttcagggtcacgggcggggggggggggggggggggggtagagttaggcaggtccacccctggatgagttgctaGTTCATCCATATGAGCaattgtgggttcggtaccttgcgcACCTTGGCAGTGTTCtggaggtgttctggcaccttcccctaataccagaacaccttccatgtttggTCTGCACTGGGACTCGAACCAgaaaccctctgcttctcagcccgcTACAGACATCGCGGTATTTTAAAGGGACAGATGAAGAAATGGGACATCACATAAAGGGAAGCCATTATGGGGTGATGCTGGGGCCCACGGGGGGCCCTCTGGGGGCGCAAATATTTGGTCTTCAGCAGTGGTGAAATATAGCCAGATGTGCTTATTCAAACCAGCCGCGGGAGCCGTTACTGCTAATCTGCTGTTAGCATCTAGTGGCTCGTTAACGCCCACGCGGCAACAGCAGCAATTAATCCTATTTTCACAAGATTCTGAATCAGTGCCCTTGTTGTCGGCGCGCCTCCTAACAAAAGATTCAATAACGGCAGTCAGTAAACATCAAACAGGAGCTTTTAGCTGCATAGTGTGAGCAGAACTCTTAATTTCAGCCTCTTTTGATCAGAGCAATGATCAGACGGTCTTCAACTGTCTGCCTCTGCCTGTTGATTCACCCTTTAAATACTGGTTCAATTAGTTGCAAACACTCAGAGTTAAATAACTAGACTgaggctcacctgtgctcagCTGAGTGTCAGGAAAACTCATTTTGTGTTCTGTGTCAGACGACAATTCTGTCTAAATAATGTCCCTCAGAAACGTGGTTCATTAACTCCCTCTCCTTCGTGtacaaatgctgcatttgtttctgttgtCGAGGAGCTTTAAAACCCTCAGATGTCACTGCTTCAGAAGCCTAATTAATATCGTGCCAGTTAATTGGAACACGTCAGCACCTCAGCACCCTGAAGGTCGGCAACTCTGGCATTTATTTGCAGATGGTTTGTGCACTTGTGTGTCATAAAGACGATCCGGTGCAAAAGGTTCAAAGTGTTCTCGGAAGAGTGAAGGATGCTGGAAATGCACAGCTGCTCCGAAACCATCGCTGAAATAAGCTGGGCTTTTCCAGATGAATGTGGAGACACAGATCTGATAGCAAAATgaacaaaagacacacacacacacacacacagacacacacacaaacacacactctcccacactCTCCCGTGTAGCATGGCTTCACgttctttatttttcaaccTGACATGTATGCTCACACACTCTCTGCTCCGCTCACATTACAGATTCCTCCCACCTGTTTACGCCGATTATGTGGCTAACGGCGTTATTTAGCCTTAATCGGCGGCTCCAGCTTTCGTTTCATCCCGGCTGTGGCAAGGACGGTTTATCTCAGGTCTGCACCTCTCCTGGATTTCATCGGTCATGTTTATGCTCAGGCTTTTTCGGCTCAGCTTAACTTTGCAGCGTTGTTGTTTGACACCCCAAATACCCGGTGACCCCCCGGCGACCACCGTGTCCACTGAGCACCAGGGGTCATTTTCAGTGCTGAGGTTCAAAAAAACAGGCTGTTGGTGAGTTACACAACTATAAAGTTGTGTCAAAATGTTGCATAGCAACCGTAGCCATGCAATAACGATCGGAATCTTGGGATAATCACACCTTGAACTTTGCAAAACAAGCAAGCACTTTTGCTTCCTGGCAGTGCTATTTTCTGACAGTCTGGAATATCAGATTGAATCAGTGGTGGTtgcgggtcagaggtcagcagccGTGCACAGGTCTCCCCTCCTCCAAGAGCCACATCTTGTTATTTCATCTTGAACTTCAGATAATGGCCGTCAGTTTTTGGTCTGAGACTCGAGCTGATTGAATTTGGAGGCTAATTTGTTTCTGTTGTCAGTGTTCACGGTGGCTCAGCTCATCTGCTGCCTGCACACCAATCTCTAACCTCCTTGGCCCTGAGCTGAAGACCGGCTACTGTTATTCAGCTTCATTATAATGATATGTCATAAAAATCCCTCCGGAGAGCAGAGATTCATTAAAtatttcttccccctccccccaatgtGTTGAGTaacattttaatgctaatgtaaGAATAAGGCAGGTAGATTTTTCGTGCATCCGGGACGTTATTCCCTGAATTATTTGTGCAACTGAAAATCAATTTTAGACATCAGCTGAGCTGTAATGATGAAACTGAGCATTCACCCGCAGTGTCATCATCATTGgcccccacaccaccaccacccttcaTATAATACAGAATGACTGCTGAATCAGTTAGCGAGGACCTGAATAATGAATCATTACCCAGGCTGAATGACGAGCCCTTTAATGTCAGTTTGACAGCACAGTGAAAACTGGATCGGGACTGTGTGACAGACGCGCTCACGTTCGTTTGTGGTTCTCAAACAGAATCTTCTTGAAGGCCCGCCTGAAGTCCCGGTTGAAGATGGTGTATATGATGGGGTTCAGGCAGCTGTTGCAGTAACCGATCCAGAAGAACAGGTTGAAGAGCGTGTCGGGGATTGTGCAGTTCTCCCGGCAGACGGCGTGAAGGCTATACGTGAAGAAAAACGGGAACCAGCAGAGGACGAACACGCCCATAACCACGGCCAGCACGAACGTAAAGCGCTTCTCCCGCATCTGTGCGACTTTGGTTCTGGACAGTGACGACTGGCGGGTGCGGTGTGGCAGTGGGGATGGGAGCAGGAAGTGCTGGGAGTGGTCGGACGACGCCCACGATAtgcaggaaggaggaggcggCAGAGCCGGCGGCTTCAGCTTGTTTTGGTCTTTCCCGTCCTCGTTGACGGTCCCTCCGGCTCTTCTGGGGAAACGAAGAGCCGGAAAAGCGGGTTTGGTGTCCACTTCACAGCTTCTCTCTTCGAGGTCGATGTCGTCCAGCTCCCCGTGTCTGTGACCTCCGACATTCTCCACGGTGTGGTTGGCCGCCTGCTGGCCGTCCGCCACGTACTGGGGCTTACTGCTGCCGCTTCCCCTGCACGTCCCGCCGGCGGCCACGAAGCAGGTCTCCGACTGCGACGGCTGCCGCTCCATCACATTCTTTGCCACAAACACGGTGGAGGCCCGTTGCTTGGCAACTCGATAGATCTTACAGTAAACAAGTATCATGATGACCCCGGGTGCGAAGAAGGACacgagacaggaggagaggatgtaCCAGGTCTGGTTGATGAGAAGACACTCCTGCCCCTGTGCGGCGCTCTCGCCCTCCACGCTCTTTGGGGCCTCCTCTTTCTGCGTCATGAGAAGTGGCGGCGAGGAGATTACGATCGATATGAACCACACTATGCTGATCATGGCTTTAATCCGCTTTGGCGTTCGTTTGCGGTTGTAGCTGACGGCCTTGGTCACGGACCAGTAGCGGTCGAGGCTGATAGCGCAGAGGTGGACGATGGAAGAGGTGCAGAAGAGGATGTCCAACGCCAGGTACAGCGAGCACCAGGTGGAACCAAAGTACCAGTAGCCCATGATCTGAAATGACAGATGATGGAGATGTGTCGAAGCCTTACAGATatttacacagacacagagataaAATAACTATTGATCCTTGTGTTGATTGGTCAGTGGCATCCTGGTGAACCCACAAAACACAAGAACCCCCCCATCAATCATATCCAACTGTTTATATGTATTAATAACCAGCAGCTATTCACCGTATTTATAGTTTGTGCCCAGAAAACATCCATCAACCTCCAGATAGCAGCTGAGTGGGGCTGCATTTATGAACAGCAATGCAAGATGTAAACATGTTACCCACATGCTAAAATGTCAAAAAGGAACAGTTTAGAGTAACAGTTTCCTCTAAGGTTGTTAAGCGACAACAAAAGCCTTCAAAGTCGTGTTTCAGATTTCATTCAGTTACAGGTGGAACTGCCTCAGCTGCTTTTTTGACCAAGAGGTTAAACAACATAAATCtgcaagagaaaaacaagaacaagatGGAGGCACGTACACTCGAATGCCCCCGTTGTTTCACCGCCTTTCAGTTGAGTTGGACACAGGGCTCCGCTCCTTCACTGGTGTACTGGGACACAGAGTGTAACCCAGTTAAACGACCTAGTTGGTCTGCATCTGAAGCTTTAGTTAACGGCGTGGTAAAACATGTTTGATGTCTGTTCTGCTTCtcaggctgctgtttttgtttgcagTAAAGGAGCACGAGAGCGGCAGGCGAGACTGCTTCTCTGAGAAATGCTTCGCTCAAATATGCTTCCATCTGAGATACTGTTGATTATCCTTGGAGGACTCTTCAGTGTTTCTTCTCATCCTATCTTCAAAGTGTGGGGTGTGTTTGTGGCTAATGTAGTTCAGATGAGTGTATATAGAGTTAATGGATCTGAATGAAGTGAAGGAAAACATCCAGGCTagccccctggtggtcggcTGCTGCATGAGCCACACATGAAAAGTGTTTCCATTCCTGATCAAAGGTCTTCCAACTTAAAACTATGGCAATATTAGAATACATGTACTTTTAATATCATCTGGGATGGGCATTTTTTCATTACTGTGCATCCTGTGTTAAATAATTCTTGTTTAAACAGTCTAACTGCTGATTATTGATACTCAAACCACATCAGATCTGGTCTGTAACATGTGATTAGCCGCTGTGACAAACTCACCTCATTGGCTAAGGAGAAGGGGATGACCAGAGTTGCCACCAGGATATCTGCAGATGCCAGAGACACCAGGAACAGGTTCTGTGGTGCCCTCAGAGCCCGGCTGGTGAACACTGCCACCACGACCAGGACGTTGCCCACCACAGTGcccaggatgatgatggtgaccaCCAGCACGATGCAGATTGATGCCACTTTGGTgtgaggaggtagaggaggagaccTCGGGGAAGAAGAGGCGGTCTGGTTGTTTTCCAGGGAAGAGTTTAGTGATAAAGAGGATATGGAGTGGAATATATCCGACAAGTCCATCCTGGTTAAATGCCCTCACAGGGAAGCCAACACTTTGTTTTTACATTCAAAAGCTCATTCAAAGttcaaggtttttttgtttttttttaaagaaatctgtCAATAGTGTCACCAGAAAATTTGTGTCACTAGAAACATCTACATGGTTCAAATGAGAGGATTTAACAAATCACAGCTGCTGAAGCGGTCTGGTACTGAAGCTACAAGCAGGTCCTATTTATGTCCAGCCAGCTTGAGACGGAACACAAACCCAGTTTGGAATTCATGCTAccttcatcctgctgctctccgaaaaagatcaaaaggaaacaggcaaaagaaaagaaaaggcggatgtcctcactttgatgcCCGTCGTTGTATCACTGAGCGacacagctcctgctgctcagtGATGCTTTAGTGCTGGaaactgaagaggaggaggaggaggaggagagagagagagagagagagagagagagacagagagagagagagagagagagagaaaagatgaaagaaGAGTGTAGGAGATGTACGGACTGTCTGAGTGGAAGAAAAATGTGAGGAATTATAAAAAGAGGCATGTGGGAGGATAAGGTCAAAAAAATTTGGGAAGGAGATAAAGAAGCAATCATGAGGGATGAAGAAACGAGGGCAGAAGATGttgaaaagaacaaacacacaggacgAGGCCGGGAAGAAGCAAGAAGATAGTGGGCTGAGATAAAGAAGAGCAGGCAGAGAAAGAAGGCAAGATggaaaaatggatgaaaacatgggtagagagggagaatttaaaaaaaacaaaaacttcccAAACTCTGCTCAGCAGCACTTGTTAttaaaaaacccagaaaactGAGATCTTTGTCTCCTAATTGTTCTGTGAGTCAAACTCGAGGTCCATCAGTCGCGTGAAGCAACCAGTCACAGCAAAGTTCTCCTCTAATATCAGACAGTTGCGACTCCTCATCAGCAGGAGAAGATAGAAGAATCTATCCGTCCTTTCAACACAGAGAAGATCTTTGGTTTTCAGACAGCTGATTTGTCCACATCAACACCGGAGGAACACCTGAGGCTGGAACAACTGAGGATCTTTTCGCATACTTCTGGCCAACAGGCTCATTTTCTATCGATGGGGGgactcttcaccttcatctaATAAAGCATCACTGTGAGGAGGCCATGAAGTGAGTTGGGCAGCAGGAGGGGACACAGCGGACACGAGAACAGACTAAAGTAGGAGAAGATGACAGACACGTTTCCAAAATCACCCATTTCTACAGCTAGAAGGAAGATGAATGTCTGTTTCCTTCCCCTTGAtaggaaaaataaatggaaatgtttttaaaattacaaaaaagatgtgaagagagagagggagacttaaaaaagaaaagagagcaaagGCTCGAGAACAAGCAAACAGAGAGCcgagaagaggaaagaaaaggtgATAAGAAGAAAATGAAGGGGGACAAATGGAAGAACGGAAAAGAAATGGATCCGGAAGGATAAAGTAAAGTAGAGCCCGGAGgtagaaatgaaataaaatagacGAGGAACAGGGGAGAAAGTGGAGGATAAACCACGATAAGCACGTCGAAAAGTGGAGGATGAGAGCTAAGAAGGAAGCAGGGCTCCTTCAATGGTAAcgatataaaatataaatgaagTGTGTTCACACTCTGcatgcagaataaaaaaaatctgttcattTTTCACAGATATTCTAGTCGTACACAAAAAACTTGCTGTTTGCACTTCTAGAAGGAAGTTAAGAATGAACAAATCTTAAATGGAAAATGCAGCTTCTTCAGGGGCGAGGGAGGTGTGTTcacaaggagagagagagatggagaacgACAAGAGCCAAGAAGGCTGGAAACAGCTGAATTGACTTCTAAGTGGAAGCAGCAGCTCACAGGTAGATGGACAGCTCGGGAGGGTTTGGACATGTCCAGAGGAGGAATGACGAAAATGTTAGTACAAGGATGCAGAGGGAGGAACTGCCAGGCCTTGGGGAAGACCCAAGGCTGGAATTATAGACATTCACAGCATAAATGTGAAGCCATAATGGGTAATAATTTAGTAAACCAGCACCTTTGTTGGTAGAACTGATCACAGTACCATTAGTTCTTAAATGCAAATCTTTTCTGTTATCAGCTTTGTTAACGAAATGAGGATGCGTAGGCAGAATAAATCCACTACAGCCCACAGCGCTCGCAGGTTTCATGAAACTCAGAGGGAACAAACTTTTCCAGAACGCCCAGCCAGAGGGTCCGAATCCCACAGCGCTGCAGCCGGAAGGCAGACTTATCAGATCAGGGTACAATGGATCTCCACTACCGCTTCTGTGTTAGTGCCAGGCGGCCCTGAAtaaacatcaacacatctcAGGATTTCAGGCTTCAGGTCGGCTCCTTGGGATGAATATTTTGATGCTCAATATGCAGTAcgcacaggacacacacacacacacacacacacacacacacacacacacacacacacacacacacacacaggtgcggTATTCTGCTTTATGGTATCTGGTGTCGGTGTTTCGGGAGCTGTGAGCCGACGCAGATGTGTACTTGTCTGAATTCCAGGAGGATGTAACTTATTGCCTATTCTCCGGGAGAACTGTTGAAGTGATTACAGCGCTCACGCCTGGTGCAACAGCAGAAATACCGACCGTTGGGGCAGGTGGGTCTCCATACGGGAAGATGATTTCAAAGGCTCGTCAACATGCAGCCCATAAACACAGACTTGCCCCAAGTGTTGGGAGCCTCGGTGCGTTCAAAACAAATTGTACTCATTTTAAAGCAAAACCATTGATAATAGTAATGAAGCCTTTTTATTTACCAGGTTTGGAAAGAGAGCTACTCGGAACAGCTGTGGGCAGCAGGATGAACCGGCTCCCTGATGGGATCCGCCTTGGCTTCACCGTGGTTAAAGTACACACCTACATGTGTTTCACTGGAAATCATATGGTTGCACGATCCTCCGTCAGCAACGGGAGAGATCGTAAGAGGCATGTGAGTTTAGAGGGAGTGAGAATTCTGAAAACCCAGATGGTTTCGCTAAGAACAGGCTGCTCAGAAGCTGCTGGGTTTCTGCTCCAGACTAACTCTACATCGGCAGTTCTTTTCAGATCCTTTCTCTTTGTCAGAGGTAAAATATCTCTCTTGGCTGTAATTATTCTATTAATGCAGCGCCTCAGCACATTTTGTGTGCGACCTCCTCTCTGCGTATTAGCACTGTCTTTACTGAGAGGATTTTGATTGCTGTGTGAAGAATGGGCAGAAATACGTGGTGATTAGGTGGCATTATGATGCAAATCCCAAAAGAGATAGATTAATCCAGAGGTAATGTTGAGTAAATTGGTTTGGGGAGAGAGAACCGAACAAGACAGACGGTCCAGCTCAGCCACGCGAATACACAAGCCCTCGTTGATTAAACATTTGTCCGTCACAATGCAGCTGCTGGAAGGAGCTGAAAACTACAGTCTTTAACTTGCTAATAACTTGTTTCTTGCGTTATTGTTTGCAAAGAGGCTCAAAGTGGTGGCTCCCTGAAGGTGAAGCCAAAACACCTTGACTGCCCTCTGGTGGGAGGCTGCAGACTACAGGTAAGGCAGTGACCTGAAATCAAACATGGAGTTTATGAAGCAGGTCCGAATAGCGAACAAGTGGACTTGTTTAAGAGGAAACCTGCCGCCGCCGCACCGCCAAATCAAGCTAGAGCCGCACCGAGATGTTACAGAGGAACGGGAGAAAGAACACCTcgtctctcttttcttttttcctttaatatTGGAGAGCGAGGACAGCGATGTAGACCCTCTGGGTAAGTCACGGCTTTAGTTCGGATGGAAAAACAGAGTAAAGTCAAACAGACAGAAGGCGGGAAAAAGAGAAACTTCTCGCACATAAACAGCCGGGAGTAGATGGTGGTTAAAACGAGAGTTCATTTTCCATTAAAGCATGATGAAGAATATCACCTAAAGTGGGACAAAAGGTTCACGGGATGCTGGTGCGAGCAAGACTAGCACATGGACATGGGACAGTGACACTGTCCATAAGGGAGTAGGCGGAGTCAAACGTTCAGACATAAACATTCTGATTATGGGTGACGTAGATGGTTGGAATCACAACTACATCAGGTGTTTAGAAGACACAGTCTGGGAGGCCAAAAGTGCTCGGTGGTGGAGGAGTGAAgatttttattctgtttatgTTCTGACATTTGTCCTTCTGATTTCAAAGGTTTTTCTTATGTCAGGATTTTACTGCTCTCTCGACACTGAGAGGACATAAAGCAGACAGATTGAAAGCCATTGGGACGCCAACACTTTATATTGTAATACTGCGAAGTGAATCTCCACTTAATGGTAAAAAGGCTTTTCCATCCATGAATAAACATTGAGCTGCAGGTTCTGATTAAACCAATAAACCTGCTTTAACTCCAGAAAAGTTCATAAGTTCCACTCCTCAAAAGGCTCAAA
Proteins encoded in this region:
- the LOC101078477 gene encoding alpha-2Db adrenergic receptor, producing the protein MDLSDIFHSISSLSLNSSLENNQTASSSPRSPPLPPHTKVASICIVLVVTIIILGTVVGNVLVVVAVFTSRALRAPQNLFLVSLASADILVATLVIPFSLANEIMGYWYFGSTWCSLYLALDILFCTSSIVHLCAISLDRYWSVTKAVSYNRKRTPKRIKAMISIVWFISIVISSPPLLMTQKEEAPKSVEGESAAQGQECLLINQTWYILSSCLVSFFAPGVIMILVYCKIYRVAKQRASTVFVAKNVMERQPSQSETCFVAAGGTCRGSGSSKPQYVADGQQAANHTVENVGGHRHGELDDIDLEERSCEVDTKPAFPALRFPRRAGGTVNEDGKDQNKLKPPALPPPPSCISWASSDHSQHFLLPSPLPHRTRQSSLSRTKVAQMREKRFTFVLAVVMGVFVLCWFPFFFTYSLHAVCRENCTIPDTLFNLFFWIGYCNSCLNPIIYTIFNRDFRRAFKKILFENHKRT